A genomic stretch from Heliangelus exortis chromosome 23, bHelExo1.hap1, whole genome shotgun sequence includes:
- the MIIP gene encoding migration and invasion-inhibitory protein isoform X4, with protein sequence MDVEHLQRLRQTNQDLLQRLRMKQEEMRRRLPSKPPLPAPLHSRAAPGRSVPLPRRGGKENKVNAVKSVVSVEPRAYTARATLCSSLKHSISDRGVQQQGKGQQAVGLDPSFPGKEKGVMPESAVITCGRETSHSQGSPEKEPFIEENRKEFSLLRGFHEKEELESHLDPSLSRIQSEETSKEHVGTGEPITHKPDLLTSQSKELKETAGVTLQPEHEECPIPGSSWSVLPFLGYDWIAGLLDTNSSVAEKPDQYFAELQEFRKANTAACVHEQELEPSALDDSVAEQDPDLITRSHKCVYCYRLNQRLFPVPLDSESACLVCKIPRAHRAPETLEEPVCVSLGLELWILRWEGTSISSAWWKV encoded by the exons ATGGATGTAGAGCACCTGCAGAGGCTGCGTCAGACCAACCAGGACCTTCTGCAAAGGCTCAGGATGAAACAAGAAGAGATGAGGAGAAGACTTCCCAGCaagccacccctcccagcacctctgcacagcagagcagctcctggcagatCTGTCCCCTTGCCCAGGAGAGGAGGG aaggaaaacaaggtcAATGCTGTGAAGTCTGTGGTGTCTGTGGAACCCAGAGCTTACACAGCCAGAGCCACCCTGTGCTCATCTCTGAAACACAGCATCAGTGACAGAGGGGTCCAGCAGCAAGGAAAGGGACAGCAAGCAGTAGGTCTGgatcccagctttcctgggaaggagaagggtgTTATGCCAGAGTCTGCAGTCATCACTTGTGGCAGAGAAACCTCCCATTCTCAAGGGAGTCCAGAGAAAGAACCCTTCAttgaagagaacagaaaagagtTCTCTCTTCTGCGTGGTTTCCATGAGAAGGAAGAGCTTGAGAGTCATCTGGACCCATCCCTGAGCAGAATCCAAAGTGAAGAGACCAGCAAGGAGCACGTGGGGACTGGAGAGCCCATAACCCATAAACCTGACTTGCTGACATCTCAGTCCAAAGAGCTGAAG gAAACTGCTGGTGTGACTTTGCAGCCTGAGCATGAAGAatgtcccatccctgggagcagctggtcTGTGCTTCCTTTCCTGGGCTATGACTGGATTGCAG GGCTCCTAGATACAAACTCATCAGTAGCAGAAAAACCTGATCAATATTTTGCTGAGCTACAGGAGTTCAGAAAGGCCAACACAGCAGCTTGTGTCCATGAGCAGGAACTGGA GCCCAGTGCTCTGGATGACTCAGTGGCCGAACAAGATCCAGATTTGATAACCCGTTCCCATAAGT GTGTTTATTGCTATCGACTGAACCAGCGCCTCTTCCCTGTCCCTCTGGACTCAGAATCTGCCTGCCTGGTGTGCAAGATCCCACGTGCTCACCGAGCCCCAGAGACACTGGAAGAGCCAGTGTGTGTCAG TTTGGGATTAGAGCTGTGGATTCTGAGATGGGAAGgcacctccatctcctctgcctGGTGGAAGGTGTAG
- the MIIP gene encoding migration and invasion-inhibitory protein isoform X2: MDVEHLQRLRQTNQDLLQRLRMKQEEMRRRLPSKPPLPAPLHSRAAPGRSVPLPRRGGKENKVNAVKSVVSVEPRAYTARATLCSSLKHSISDRGVQQQGKGQQAVGLDPSFPGKEKGVMPESAVITCGRETSHSQGSPEKEPFIEENRKEFSLLRGFHEKEELESHLDPSLSRIQSEETSKEHVGTGEPITHKPDLLTSQSKELKETAGVTLQPEHEECPIPGSSWSVLPFLGYDWIAGLLDTNSSVAEKPDQYFAELQEFRKANTAACVHEQELEPSALDDSVAEQDPDLITRSHKCVYCYRLNQRLFPVPLDSESACLVCKIPRAHRAPETLEEPVCVRVSIPSSALLPAHKYRAHRRRSLEPADSLALPVHCLAGWENSFPSSKPKLSTLDLGSSLAGKLPHHPHLN, from the exons ATGGATGTAGAGCACCTGCAGAGGCTGCGTCAGACCAACCAGGACCTTCTGCAAAGGCTCAGGATGAAACAAGAAGAGATGAGGAGAAGACTTCCCAGCaagccacccctcccagcacctctgcacagcagagcagctcctggcagatCTGTCCCCTTGCCCAGGAGAGGAGGG aaggaaaacaaggtcAATGCTGTGAAGTCTGTGGTGTCTGTGGAACCCAGAGCTTACACAGCCAGAGCCACCCTGTGCTCATCTCTGAAACACAGCATCAGTGACAGAGGGGTCCAGCAGCAAGGAAAGGGACAGCAAGCAGTAGGTCTGgatcccagctttcctgggaaggagaagggtgTTATGCCAGAGTCTGCAGTCATCACTTGTGGCAGAGAAACCTCCCATTCTCAAGGGAGTCCAGAGAAAGAACCCTTCAttgaagagaacagaaaagagtTCTCTCTTCTGCGTGGTTTCCATGAGAAGGAAGAGCTTGAGAGTCATCTGGACCCATCCCTGAGCAGAATCCAAAGTGAAGAGACCAGCAAGGAGCACGTGGGGACTGGAGAGCCCATAACCCATAAACCTGACTTGCTGACATCTCAGTCCAAAGAGCTGAAG gAAACTGCTGGTGTGACTTTGCAGCCTGAGCATGAAGAatgtcccatccctgggagcagctggtcTGTGCTTCCTTTCCTGGGCTATGACTGGATTGCAG GGCTCCTAGATACAAACTCATCAGTAGCAGAAAAACCTGATCAATATTTTGCTGAGCTACAGGAGTTCAGAAAGGCCAACACAGCAGCTTGTGTCCATGAGCAGGAACTGGA GCCCAGTGCTCTGGATGACTCAGTGGCCGAACAAGATCCAGATTTGATAACCCGTTCCCATAAGT GTGTTTATTGCTATCGACTGAACCAGCGCCTCTTCCCTGTCCCTCTGGACTCAGAATCTGCCTGCCTGGTGTGCAAGATCCCACGTGCTCACCGAGCCCCAGAGACACTGGAAGAGCCAGTGTGTGTCAG GGTCAgcattcccagctctgcccttctgCCTGCCCACAAGTACAGAGCCCATCGCAGGAGGAGCTTGGAGCCAGCAGACAGCCTGGCTTTACCTGTG CATTGTCTGGCTGGCTGGGAAAACTCCTTCCCTTCCAGCAAGCCCAAGCTCAGCACTTTGGATCTGGGATCTTCACTGGCAGGGAAGCttccccaccaccctcaccTG AACTAA
- the MIIP gene encoding migration and invasion-inhibitory protein isoform X3: MDVEHLQRLRQTNQDLLQRLRMKQEEMRRRLPSKPPLPAPLHSRAAPGRSVPLPRRGGKENKVNAVKSVVSVEPRAYTARATLCSSLKHSISDRGVQQQGKGQQAVGLDPSFPGKEKGVMPESAVITCGRETSHSQGSPEKEPFIEENRKEFSLLRGFHEKEELESHLDPSLSRIQSEETSKEHVGTGEPITHKPDLLTSQSKELKETAGVTLQPEHEECPIPGSSWSVLPFLGYDWIAGLLDTNSSVAEKPDQYFAELQEFRKANTAACVHEQELEPSALDDSVAEQDPDLITRSHKCVYCYRLNQRLFPVPLDSESACLVCKIPRAHRAPETLEEPVCVRVSIPSSALLPAHKYRAHRRRSLEPADSLALPVN; this comes from the exons ATGGATGTAGAGCACCTGCAGAGGCTGCGTCAGACCAACCAGGACCTTCTGCAAAGGCTCAGGATGAAACAAGAAGAGATGAGGAGAAGACTTCCCAGCaagccacccctcccagcacctctgcacagcagagcagctcctggcagatCTGTCCCCTTGCCCAGGAGAGGAGGG aaggaaaacaaggtcAATGCTGTGAAGTCTGTGGTGTCTGTGGAACCCAGAGCTTACACAGCCAGAGCCACCCTGTGCTCATCTCTGAAACACAGCATCAGTGACAGAGGGGTCCAGCAGCAAGGAAAGGGACAGCAAGCAGTAGGTCTGgatcccagctttcctgggaaggagaagggtgTTATGCCAGAGTCTGCAGTCATCACTTGTGGCAGAGAAACCTCCCATTCTCAAGGGAGTCCAGAGAAAGAACCCTTCAttgaagagaacagaaaagagtTCTCTCTTCTGCGTGGTTTCCATGAGAAGGAAGAGCTTGAGAGTCATCTGGACCCATCCCTGAGCAGAATCCAAAGTGAAGAGACCAGCAAGGAGCACGTGGGGACTGGAGAGCCCATAACCCATAAACCTGACTTGCTGACATCTCAGTCCAAAGAGCTGAAG gAAACTGCTGGTGTGACTTTGCAGCCTGAGCATGAAGAatgtcccatccctgggagcagctggtcTGTGCTTCCTTTCCTGGGCTATGACTGGATTGCAG GGCTCCTAGATACAAACTCATCAGTAGCAGAAAAACCTGATCAATATTTTGCTGAGCTACAGGAGTTCAGAAAGGCCAACACAGCAGCTTGTGTCCATGAGCAGGAACTGGA GCCCAGTGCTCTGGATGACTCAGTGGCCGAACAAGATCCAGATTTGATAACCCGTTCCCATAAGT GTGTTTATTGCTATCGACTGAACCAGCGCCTCTTCCCTGTCCCTCTGGACTCAGAATCTGCCTGCCTGGTGTGCAAGATCCCACGTGCTCACCGAGCCCCAGAGACACTGGAAGAGCCAGTGTGTGTCAG GGTCAgcattcccagctctgcccttctgCCTGCCCACAAGTACAGAGCCCATCGCAGGAGGAGCTTGGAGCCAGCAGACAGCCTGGCTTTACCTGTG AACTAA
- the MIIP gene encoding migration and invasion-inhibitory protein isoform X1 — MDVEHLQRLRQTNQDLLQRLRMKQEEMRRRLPSKPPLPAPLHSRAAPGRSVPLPRRGGKENKVNAVKSVVSVEPRAYTARATLCSSLKHSISDRGVQQQGKGQQAVGLDPSFPGKEKGVMPESAVITCGRETSHSQGSPEKEPFIEENRKEFSLLRGFHEKEELESHLDPSLSRIQSEETSKEHVGTGEPITHKPDLLTSQSKELKETAGVTLQPEHEECPIPGSSWSVLPFLGYDWIAGLLDTNSSVAEKPDQYFAELQEFRKANTAACVHEQELEPSALDDSVAEQDPDLITRSHKCVYCYRLNQRLFPVPLDSESACLVCKIPRAHRAPETLEEPVCVRVSIPSSALLPAHKYRAHRRRSLEPADSLALPVHSHLFTALSGWLGKLLPFQQAQAQHFGSGIFTGREASPPPSPELSVQRVRRNQDSAASAPDPLDSDPAEGAKQTWALDSNPAL; from the exons ATGGATGTAGAGCACCTGCAGAGGCTGCGTCAGACCAACCAGGACCTTCTGCAAAGGCTCAGGATGAAACAAGAAGAGATGAGGAGAAGACTTCCCAGCaagccacccctcccagcacctctgcacagcagagcagctcctggcagatCTGTCCCCTTGCCCAGGAGAGGAGGG aaggaaaacaaggtcAATGCTGTGAAGTCTGTGGTGTCTGTGGAACCCAGAGCTTACACAGCCAGAGCCACCCTGTGCTCATCTCTGAAACACAGCATCAGTGACAGAGGGGTCCAGCAGCAAGGAAAGGGACAGCAAGCAGTAGGTCTGgatcccagctttcctgggaaggagaagggtgTTATGCCAGAGTCTGCAGTCATCACTTGTGGCAGAGAAACCTCCCATTCTCAAGGGAGTCCAGAGAAAGAACCCTTCAttgaagagaacagaaaagagtTCTCTCTTCTGCGTGGTTTCCATGAGAAGGAAGAGCTTGAGAGTCATCTGGACCCATCCCTGAGCAGAATCCAAAGTGAAGAGACCAGCAAGGAGCACGTGGGGACTGGAGAGCCCATAACCCATAAACCTGACTTGCTGACATCTCAGTCCAAAGAGCTGAAG gAAACTGCTGGTGTGACTTTGCAGCCTGAGCATGAAGAatgtcccatccctgggagcagctggtcTGTGCTTCCTTTCCTGGGCTATGACTGGATTGCAG GGCTCCTAGATACAAACTCATCAGTAGCAGAAAAACCTGATCAATATTTTGCTGAGCTACAGGAGTTCAGAAAGGCCAACACAGCAGCTTGTGTCCATGAGCAGGAACTGGA GCCCAGTGCTCTGGATGACTCAGTGGCCGAACAAGATCCAGATTTGATAACCCGTTCCCATAAGT GTGTTTATTGCTATCGACTGAACCAGCGCCTCTTCCCTGTCCCTCTGGACTCAGAATCTGCCTGCCTGGTGTGCAAGATCCCACGTGCTCACCGAGCCCCAGAGACACTGGAAGAGCCAGTGTGTGTCAG GGTCAgcattcccagctctgcccttctgCCTGCCCACAAGTACAGAGCCCATCGCAGGAGGAGCTTGGAGCCAGCAGACAGCCTGGCTTTACCTGTG CATTCCCATCTCTTCACAGCATTGTCTGGCTGGCTGGGAAAACTCCTTCCCTTCCAGCAAGCCCAAGCTCAGCACTTTGGATCTGGGATCTTCACTGGCAGGGAAGCttccccaccaccctcaccTG AACTAAGTGTCCAGAGGGTCAGGAGGAACCAGGACTCAGCAGCTTCTGCACCAGACCCACTGGACTCAGACCCAGCAGAGGGAGCAAAGCAAACCTGGGCTCTGGATTCAAACCCAGCTCTATGA